Proteins co-encoded in one Nothobranchius furzeri strain GRZ-AD chromosome 4, NfurGRZ-RIMD1, whole genome shotgun sequence genomic window:
- the zpd gene encoding zona pellucida glycoprotein d: MILIDLKLVLVFFLSLMHHRVDGLCSVEHCSDPTRCVLSEDQKSCRCAAGFYSDRCDKSAHIKVMCGNDYMAIRATEAFFMHHKVPLESLHLPNASCRAQREVINQIPYYMFKISQEKYLTCGGTPLKKNATHFLYSVSVQSDGQVTGNIIRDPVIKMSFTCIYPYVRRVGLPFPVFPVSSETVMHVDEMDATIQMMLFSDPIFSKAYTSAPTIELKDKVYVEVSVTEPADYFLLQINECWATQSPQPNSTNGLVHSLIQNGCVNDRTVSFLDLGDETSGQNGKSSTVRYSFDMFRFITEPHELYLHCTVQLCELDDQKSCVPSCSSISKREAVREFPNQGLLSYGPIRIEMPDRPQSSLLTKVVLPVAGVWILGFFLTILITVAKAGSRRIAKVEEH; the protein is encoded by the exons atgaTCCTAATCGACCTAAAG CTGGTCCTTGTGTTTTTCCTCAGCCTGATGCACCACAGAGTGGATG GACTCTGCAGCGTGGAGCATTGCTCCGACCCAACGAGATGTGTTCTGTCTGAAGACCAGAAAAGCTGCAGGTGTGCTGCAGGATTTTATTCTGACCGCTGCGACAAAA GTGCACATATTAAAGTCATGTGTGGTAATGACTACATGGCGATCAGAGCAACAGAAGCCTTCTTCATGCACCACAAAGTGCCGCTAGAATCCCTCCACTTGCCCAACGCCTCCTGTCGTGCTCAGAGAGAAGTCATCAACCAAATCCCGTACTACATGTTCAAGATCTCCCAGGAGAAGTATTTGACTTGTGGAGGGACTCCACTTAAG AAAAATGCAACCCACTTCCTTTATTCTGTGAGCGTCCAATCAGATGGTCAGGTTACTGGAAACATCATCAGAGATCCTGTCATTAAGATGAGCTTCACATGCATTTATCCATACGTCCGAAGAGTTGGCCTTCCTTTTCCCGTCTTTCCTGTCTCCAG TGAAACGGTGATGCACGTGGACGAGATGGACGCCACGATACAGATGATGTTGTTTTCTGACCCGATCTTCTCAAAAGCCTACACCAGCGCTCCAACTATAGAGCTCAAAGACAAG GTGTACGTTGAGGTGTCCGTCACCGAGCCTGCAGATTACTTCCTGCTTCAAATCAATGAGTGTTGGGCCACTCAGTCTCCTCAGCCCAACTCTACAAACGGACTGGTCCACAGTCTGATTCAGAACGG CTGTGTGAATGACCGGACAGTTTCCTTCCTCGACTTGGGTGATGAAACATCTGGACAAAACGGAAAAAGCTCCACCGTTCGTTACAGCTTCGACATGTTTCGCTTCATAACGGAGCCTCACGAGCTGTATCTGCACTGCACCGTGCAGCTGTGTGAGCTGGACGACCAGAAGTCCTGCGTACCC AGCTGCAGTTCGATCAGTAAGAGAGAAGCCGTGCGAGAGTTTCCCAACCAGGGTCTCCTGTCTTATGGACCAATCAGGATTGAAATGCCAGACAGACCTCAATCTA GCCTGCTGACAAAGGTGGTACTGCCTGTGGCTGGTGTGTGGATTCTGGGCTTCTTCCTCACCATCCTCATCACTGTGGCAAAGGCAGGAAGCAGAAGGATAGCAAAAGTAGAAGAGCACTGA